The Pseudomonas sp. R4-35-07 genome contains a region encoding:
- the rlmM gene encoding 23S rRNA (cytidine(2498)-2'-O)-methyltransferase RlmM, with protein sequence MNTLFMHCRPGFEGEVCSEIAEHAARLNVSGYAKAKTGSACAEFVCTEEDGAQRLMHGQRFAELIFPRQWARGVFIDLPETDRISVILAHLREFPVCGSLWLEMVDTNDGKELSNFCKKFEVHLRKALLNAGRLVDDPSKPRLLLTFKSGREVFMGLAESNNSAMWPMGIPRLKFPREAPSRSTLKLEEAWHHFIPREQWDERLHGDMTGVDLGAAPGGWTWQLVNRGMLVTAIDNGPMAESLMDTGLVQHLMADGFTFVPKQPVDWMVCDIVEKPARNAALLETWIGEGYCREAVVNLKLPMKQRYAEVKRLLERIEDGFKARGIRVEIGCKQLYHDREEVTCHLRRLVDVKKPKRR encoded by the coding sequence TTGAACACCCTTTTTATGCACTGCCGCCCGGGTTTTGAAGGCGAAGTCTGTTCCGAGATCGCGGAGCACGCCGCGCGCCTGAACGTTTCCGGCTACGCCAAGGCCAAGACCGGCAGCGCTTGCGCCGAATTTGTCTGCACTGAAGAAGACGGCGCGCAACGCCTGATGCACGGCCAGCGCTTCGCCGAGCTGATCTTCCCCAGGCAATGGGCGCGCGGGGTATTCATCGACCTGCCGGAAACCGATCGCATCAGCGTGATCCTCGCCCACCTGCGTGAATTCCCAGTGTGCGGCAGCCTGTGGCTGGAGATGGTCGATACCAACGACGGCAAGGAACTGTCGAATTTCTGCAAGAAATTCGAGGTGCACCTGCGCAAAGCCTTGCTGAACGCCGGCAGGCTGGTGGACGACCCGAGCAAGCCGCGCCTGCTGCTGACGTTCAAGAGCGGTCGCGAGGTGTTCATGGGCCTGGCCGAGTCGAACAATTCAGCGATGTGGCCGATGGGTATCCCGCGTTTGAAGTTCCCGCGTGAAGCCCCAAGCCGCTCGACCTTGAAGCTGGAAGAGGCCTGGCACCACTTCATTCCTCGCGAGCAGTGGGACGAACGCCTGCATGGCGACATGACCGGTGTCGACCTCGGTGCGGCCCCCGGCGGCTGGACGTGGCAGCTGGTCAACCGGGGCATGCTGGTGACCGCCATTGACAACGGCCCCATGGCCGAAAGCCTGATGGACACCGGCCTGGTGCAGCATTTGATGGCCGATGGCTTTACCTTCGTGCCCAAGCAGCCGGTGGACTGGATGGTCTGCGATATTGTCGAGAAGCCGGCGCGCAACGCGGCATTGCTGGAAACCTGGATCGGCGAGGGGTATTGCCGCGAGGCGGTGGTCAACCTCAAGCTGCCGATGAAGCAGCGGTATGCCGAAGTGAAGCGTCTGCTGGAGCGCATCGAAGACGGCTTCAAGGCACGCGGCATTCGGGTGGAGATTGGCTGCAAGCAGCTGTACCACGACCGCGAAGAAGTGACGTGCCACTTGCGTCGACTTGTGGACGTAAAGAAACCCAAGAGACGCTGA
- the tusA gene encoding sulfurtransferase TusA, whose translation MSLELPVDGTLDATGLNCPEPVMMLHQHIRDLPAGGLLKVIATDPSTRRDIPKFCVFLDHELVDQQEQAGTYLYWIRKKAD comes from the coding sequence ATGAGTCTTGAACTGCCCGTAGACGGCACCCTCGACGCCACCGGCCTCAATTGCCCGGAGCCGGTGATGATGCTGCACCAGCACATCCGCGACCTGCCTGCGGGCGGCCTGCTCAAGGTGATCGCGACCGACCCGTCGACCCGCCGCGATATTCCCAAATTCTGCGTGTTCCTCGACCATGAGCTGGTGGATCAGCAGGAGCAGGCCGGTACGTACCTTTACTGGATCCGCAAGAAAGCCGATTGA
- a CDS encoding MATE family efflux transporter, whose product MNTATATLTRPARISREVRDLLTLALPIIIGQLATTAMSFVDAVMAGRVSPQDLAAVGLGNSIWIPVYLLMTGTLLATTPKVAQRYGAGKYSEIGPLVRQSLWLAVVVGIAGALLLLCAEPVLHAMKVEPALIEPSMGYLHGIAAGMPAIALYYVFRCFSDGMGRTRPSMVMGLCGLALNIPLNYIFIYGHLGLPAMGGVGCGWATAIAMWVMMLGLAGWTRWGPAYQSSELFKRFDWPQWAVIKRVLGIGLPIGVAIFAESSIFAVIALLLGSLGATVVSGHQIALNVSSLVFMIPYSLSMAVTVRVGQALGRGEPREARFAAGVGMGTALAYACLSCSLMLVFREQIAAIYTPDPVVIHLASMLIVFSALFQFSDSIQVTAAGALRGYQDTRVTMLLTLFAYWGVGLPVGYALGLTDWLGEPSGPSGLWQGLIVGLSCAAGMLLVRLARSARRRIHADKALTRAL is encoded by the coding sequence GTGAACACTGCCACCGCTACCCTCACCCGCCCCGCCCGCATCAGTCGGGAAGTGCGCGACCTGCTGACGCTGGCCCTGCCGATCATCATCGGCCAACTGGCAACCACCGCGATGAGCTTTGTCGATGCGGTGATGGCCGGACGTGTCAGCCCCCAAGACCTGGCGGCGGTTGGCCTGGGTAACTCGATCTGGATCCCGGTCTACCTGTTGATGACTGGCACCCTGCTGGCCACCACGCCGAAAGTCGCGCAGCGCTACGGCGCAGGCAAGTACAGCGAAATCGGGCCATTGGTGCGCCAGTCTCTGTGGCTGGCCGTGGTGGTCGGCATCGCGGGTGCGCTGCTGTTGCTGTGCGCCGAGCCGGTGCTGCATGCGATGAAGGTCGAGCCGGCCCTGATCGAGCCGTCCATGGGCTACCTGCATGGCATCGCCGCCGGCATGCCGGCCATTGCGCTGTATTACGTGTTCCGCTGCTTCAGCGACGGCATGGGCCGTACGCGGCCGAGCATGGTCATGGGCTTGTGCGGGTTGGCACTGAACATTCCGCTGAACTACATCTTCATCTACGGCCATCTCGGCCTGCCGGCCATGGGCGGCGTAGGCTGCGGCTGGGCCACGGCGATTGCGATGTGGGTGATGATGCTCGGCCTGGCCGGGTGGACCCGCTGGGGCCCGGCGTATCAGAGCAGCGAATTGTTCAAGCGCTTCGACTGGCCGCAATGGGCGGTGATCAAGCGTGTACTGGGGATCGGCCTGCCGATTGGCGTGGCGATCTTTGCCGAGTCGAGCATCTTCGCGGTGATCGCCCTGCTGCTGGGCAGCCTGGGGGCTACCGTGGTGTCCGGCCATCAGATCGCGCTGAATGTCAGTTCCCTGGTGTTCATGATCCCCTACTCCCTGAGCATGGCCGTCACCGTGCGCGTCGGCCAGGCCCTGGGCCGTGGCGAACCGCGTGAAGCCCGCTTCGCCGCCGGCGTTGGCATGGGCACCGCGCTGGCCTATGCCTGCCTGTCCTGTAGCCTGATGCTGGTGTTTCGCGAACAGATTGCGGCGATCTACACCCCCGACCCGGTGGTCATCCACCTGGCATCGATGCTGATCGTGTTTTCGGCGTTGTTCCAGTTTTCCGACTCGATCCAGGTGACCGCTGCCGGCGCGCTGCGCGGCTATCAGGACACCCGGGTCACCATGCTGCTGACCCTGTTCGCCTACTGGGGCGTGGGCTTGCCGGTCGGTTACGCCCTGGGGCTGACCGACTGGTTGGGCGAACCCAGTGGCCCAAGCGGCTTGTGGCAAGGCCTGATCGTCGGCTTGAGCTGCGCGGCAGGCATGTTGCTGGTGCGCCTGGCGCGCAGTGCACGCCGACGCATCCACGCTGACAAGGCGCTCACGCGCGCCCTGTAG
- the pdxB gene encoding 4-phosphoerythronate dehydrogenase PdxB, with protein MLIVADENIPLLDAFFQGFGEIRRVPGRSIDRATVEQADVLLVRSVTNVNRALLEGTKVGFVGTCTIGTDHLDLDYFRQAGIQWSSAPGCNARGVVDYVLGSLQTLAEIEGADLSRRTYGIVGAGEVGGRLVKVLKGLGWNVLVCDPPRQIAEDADYVSLQQIIEHCDVISLHTPLTKSGNGSTWHLFDRQRLAQLKPGTWLINASRGAVVDNAGLRDVLLEREDLQAVLDVWEGEPQVDADLADLCVLATPHIAGYSLDGKQRGTAQIYQAFCAHLGQEPSIQLRDLLPAPWLAEVHLNASTDPAWALATLCRSVYDPRRDDADLRRSLVGTVEEQRKAFDLLRKHYPERREIDGLKVRINGESAALSSIVAALGAEAV; from the coding sequence ATGCTGATTGTTGCCGACGAAAATATTCCGCTGCTCGATGCATTCTTCCAGGGGTTTGGCGAGATTCGCCGCGTGCCCGGCCGTTCCATTGACCGCGCCACGGTCGAGCAGGCCGATGTGCTGCTGGTACGCTCGGTGACCAACGTCAACCGGGCTTTGCTCGAGGGCACGAAGGTGGGGTTTGTCGGCACCTGCACCATCGGCACCGATCATCTGGACCTCGATTACTTCAGGCAGGCCGGTATCCAGTGGTCCAGCGCACCCGGCTGCAATGCCCGGGGCGTGGTGGATTATGTGCTGGGCAGCTTGCAGACCCTGGCCGAAATCGAAGGCGCCGACCTCAGCCGGCGCACCTACGGCATCGTTGGCGCCGGCGAGGTCGGCGGGCGGCTGGTCAAGGTGCTCAAGGGCCTGGGCTGGAACGTGCTGGTGTGTGATCCGCCACGGCAGATCGCCGAAGACGCTGACTACGTGAGCCTGCAGCAGATTATCGAGCACTGCGATGTGATCAGCTTGCACACGCCGCTGACCAAGTCCGGCAATGGCTCCACCTGGCATCTGTTCGATCGCCAGCGCCTTGCGCAGCTCAAGCCCGGCACCTGGCTGATCAATGCCAGCCGAGGCGCGGTAGTGGACAACGCCGGGCTGCGCGACGTGTTGCTGGAGCGCGAAGACCTGCAAGCCGTGCTGGACGTGTGGGAAGGCGAGCCGCAGGTGGATGCCGACCTGGCTGACCTGTGCGTGCTGGCCACGCCGCATATCGCCGGCTACAGCCTTGACGGCAAGCAGCGCGGTACGGCGCAGATCTACCAGGCGTTCTGTGCGCACCTGGGCCAGGAACCGAGCATTCAATTGCGCGATTTGTTGCCGGCGCCATGGCTGGCCGAGGTGCACCTGAATGCCTCAACCGATCCGGCCTGGGCGCTGGCGACCTTGTGCCGCAGTGTGTACGACCCGCGCCGGGACGATGCGGATTTGCGTCGCAGCCTGGTAGGAACAGTAGAGGAGCAGCGCAAGGCATTCGACCTGTTGCGCAAGCATTACCCGGAGCGTCGTGAGATTGACGGCTTGAAGGTGCGCATCAATGGTGAGTCGGCAGCCCTTTCCAGCATCGTCGCCGCCCTGGGCGCCGAAGCGGTTTAA
- a CDS encoding PA1571 family protein, with product MTLQNSSDAKIEVIRQPQLLPCSYIDAKGREVQITEEMIQQACSELEDKLVKPAQ from the coding sequence ATGACCTTGCAAAACAGCAGCGATGCCAAAATTGAAGTGATCCGCCAGCCGCAGCTATTGCCGTGCTCGTACATCGACGCCAAGGGCCGCGAGGTGCAGATCACCGAAGAAATGATCCAGCAAGCATGCAGCGAACTGGAAGATAAATTGGTAAAGCCTGCCCAGTAA
- a CDS encoding ABC transporter transmembrane domain-containing protein — MFSVRQRHAIRMASRFIAPYRWQALGALLALIVTAGITLSMGQGIRLLVDQGFMTQSPHLLNQSIALFMVLVVGLAVGTFARFYLVSWIGERVVADIRRQVFNHLIYLHPGFYENNRSSEIQSRLTTDTTLLQSVIGSSLSLFLRNALMVIGGIVLLFITNPKLTSIVVVALPLVLAPILIFGRRVRSLSRQSQDRIADVGSYVSETLGQIKTVQAYNHQVQDEQRFALTVEDAFTTARKRILQRSWLITLVIMLVLGAVGVMLWVGGMDVISGRISGGELAAFVFYSLIVGSAVGTLSEVLGELQRAAGAAERIGELLQSSNDIQAPASGGVRLPERVSGRMELQDLRFSYPSRPDSYAIDGLNLSVNPGETLALVGPSGAGKSTLFDLLLRFYDPQHGRILLEGQPLTALDPLDLRRHFALVSQSPALFFGSIEDNIRYGNPTATRAQVEAAARIAHAHDFILQMPDGYQTHLGDGGLGLSGGQRQRLAIARALLVDAPILLLDEATSALDAQSEHLIQQALPQLMQGRTTLVIAHRLATVKNADRIAVMDQGKLVAVGTHQQLIASNPLYARLAALQFSADHQRQ, encoded by the coding sequence ATGTTCTCTGTCCGTCAACGCCATGCGATTCGCATGGCCAGCCGCTTCATTGCGCCCTACCGCTGGCAGGCGCTGGGTGCCCTGCTGGCGCTGATCGTTACCGCCGGCATCACCTTGTCCATGGGGCAAGGTATCCGCCTGCTGGTCGACCAGGGTTTCATGACCCAGTCGCCGCACCTGCTCAATCAGTCCATCGCGCTGTTTATGGTGCTGGTGGTGGGCCTGGCGGTGGGCACGTTCGCGCGCTTCTACCTGGTGTCGTGGATTGGCGAGCGGGTGGTGGCGGACATTCGCCGGCAGGTGTTCAACCACCTGATCTACCTGCATCCGGGCTTCTACGAAAACAATCGCAGCTCGGAAATCCAGTCACGCCTGACCACCGACACCACCCTGCTGCAATCGGTGATCGGCTCATCGCTGTCGCTGTTCCTGCGCAATGCCCTGATGGTCATCGGCGGTATCGTGCTGTTGTTCATCACCAACCCCAAGCTCACCAGCATTGTCGTGGTGGCGTTGCCGCTGGTGCTGGCGCCGATCCTGATCTTTGGCCGGCGCGTGCGCAGCCTGTCGCGCCAGAGCCAGGACCGCATTGCCGATGTCGGCAGCTATGTGTCCGAGACCCTGGGCCAGATCAAGACCGTGCAGGCCTATAACCATCAGGTGCAGGACGAGCAGCGTTTCGCCCTGACCGTGGAAGACGCGTTTACCACCGCCCGAAAACGGATCCTGCAACGTTCCTGGCTGATTACCCTGGTGATCATGCTGGTGCTCGGTGCCGTGGGCGTGATGTTGTGGGTCGGCGGGATGGACGTGATCAGCGGGCGCATTTCCGGCGGTGAGCTGGCGGCGTTCGTGTTCTACAGCCTAATCGTCGGCAGCGCTGTCGGCACCTTGAGTGAAGTGCTTGGCGAGCTGCAGCGGGCTGCGGGTGCGGCGGAGCGAATTGGCGAACTGTTGCAGTCGAGCAACGACATCCAGGCGCCGGCCAGCGGTGGCGTACGGCTGCCGGAACGGGTCAGCGGGCGCATGGAGCTGCAAGACCTGCGCTTTTCCTACCCGTCACGGCCAGACAGCTACGCCATCGACGGCCTGAACCTGAGCGTCAACCCTGGCGAAACCCTCGCCTTGGTGGGACCTTCCGGCGCAGGCAAATCGACGCTCTTCGACTTGCTGCTGCGCTTCTATGACCCCCAGCACGGCCGCATCCTGCTCGAAGGGCAGCCGCTGACCGCACTCGACCCGCTGGACCTGCGCCGCCACTTCGCGCTGGTATCCCAAAGCCCGGCGCTGTTTTTTGGCAGCATCGAAGACAACATCCGCTACGGTAACCCGACGGCCACCCGCGCGCAGGTCGAAGCCGCAGCCCGCATCGCCCATGCCCATGACTTCATCCTGCAAATGCCCGATGGCTACCAGACCCACCTCGGCGACGGTGGCCTGGGCCTCTCCGGGGGGCAGCGGCAACGCCTGGCCATCGCACGCGCGTTGCTGGTGGACGCACCCATCCTGCTGCTGGACGAAGCCACCAGCGCCCTCGATGCCCAGAGCGAACACCTGATCCAGCAAGCCCTGCCGCAATTGATGCAGGGCCGCACCACCCTGGTGATTGCGCACCGCCTGGCCACGGTGAAGAACGCCGACCGGATCGCGGTGATGGACCAGGGCAAATTGGTAGCCGTGGGCACGCATCAGCAGTTGATTGCGAGCAATCCGCTGTATGCGCGGTTGGCGGCGTTGCAGTTCAGTGCAGATCACCAGCGCCAATAG
- a CDS encoding transglycosylase SLT domain-containing protein gives MRSRLFNFLSCLLLSATAVQSAQAVDLTTQRQYYDEAKRALAKGDSGPYMQYSQALADYPLTPYLAYDELTARLKTASNQEIEQFLAKNGDLPQANWMKLRWLRWLAERGDWQTFEKYYDAKLNFVELDCLHGQFQLTHNLKAEGYKTTEKLWMTGKTQPAACDATFGQWASDGQLTEQKIWDRAKLAAEARNYALANSLVKTLPTLGAQGRLMIDVAQKPDMLSDPSRFLPATEAMSDAVGLGLRRLARQDPDKAMALLDGYASSMHFSRDEKVSIAREIGLTLARRYDPRALDVMTKYDPELRDNTVSEWRLRLLLRLARWEDAYQLTRKLPQDLATTNRWRYWQARSLELAEPKNPQALVLYKNVAKERDFYGFLAADRSKTPYQLNNKPLVMSQALVNKVRNTPGVRRALEFYARGQIVDGRREWYHVSRHFNRDEMVAQAKLAYDMKWYFPAIRTISQAQYWDDLDIRFPMAHRDTLVREAKVRGLHSSWVFAITRQESAFMDDARSGVGASGLMQLMPGTAKETARKFSIPLASPAQVLDPDKNIQLGAAYLSQVHSQFNGNRVLASAAYNAGPGRVRQWLRGADHLSFDVWVESIPFDETRQYVQNVLSYSVIYGQKLNSPQPLVDWHERYFDDQ, from the coding sequence ATGCGCAGTCGCCTTTTCAACTTTTTATCCTGCCTGCTTCTCTCCGCCACCGCCGTTCAATCTGCCCAGGCCGTGGACCTCACCACCCAACGTCAATATTACGATGAAGCCAAACGCGCCCTGGCCAAGGGTGACAGCGGCCCGTACATGCAATACAGCCAGGCCCTGGCCGACTACCCGCTGACGCCGTACCTGGCCTATGACGAACTGACCGCGCGTCTTAAAACCGCGAGCAACCAGGAAATCGAACAGTTCCTCGCCAAAAATGGCGACCTGCCCCAGGCCAACTGGATGAAGCTGCGCTGGTTACGCTGGCTGGCCGAACGGGGTGACTGGCAGACCTTTGAAAAGTACTACGATGCCAAGCTCAATTTCGTCGAGCTGGACTGCCTGCACGGCCAGTTCCAACTGACCCACAACCTCAAGGCCGAAGGCTACAAGACCACCGAAAAGTTGTGGATGACCGGTAAAACCCAACCGGCGGCCTGTGATGCGACCTTTGGCCAGTGGGCCTCTGACGGTCAGCTGACCGAACAAAAAATCTGGGACCGCGCCAAGCTCGCCGCCGAAGCGCGCAACTACGCGCTGGCCAACAGCCTGGTGAAAACCCTGCCAACGCTCGGCGCCCAAGGCCGCCTGATGATCGACGTGGCGCAAAAGCCCGATATGCTCAGCGACCCGTCGCGCTTCCTGCCGGCCACCGAGGCCATGTCTGACGCCGTAGGCCTGGGCCTGCGTCGCCTCGCACGCCAGGACCCGGACAAGGCCATGGCCCTGCTGGACGGCTACGCCAGCAGCATGCACTTCTCCCGTGACGAAAAAGTCTCGATCGCCCGTGAAATCGGCCTGACCCTGGCACGCCGGTACGATCCTCGCGCGTTGGACGTGATGACCAAGTACGACCCGGAGCTGCGCGACAACACCGTCTCCGAGTGGCGCCTGCGCCTGCTGTTGCGCTTGGCGCGCTGGGAAGATGCGTACCAGTTGACCCGCAAGCTGCCGCAGGATCTGGCCACCACCAACCGCTGGCGCTACTGGCAGGCACGCAGCCTGGAATTGGCCGAACCGAAAAACCCGCAGGCGTTGGTGCTGTATAAAAACGTGGCCAAGGAACGCGATTTCTACGGTTTCCTCGCCGCGGACCGTTCCAAGACCCCTTACCAGTTGAACAACAAGCCGCTGGTGATGAGCCAGGCGCTGGTCAATAAAGTGCGCAATACCCCAGGCGTGCGCCGGGCCCTGGAGTTCTACGCCCGTGGCCAGATCGTCGATGGCCGCCGCGAGTGGTACCACGTCAGCCGTCACTTCAACCGTGACGAAATGGTCGCGCAGGCGAAGCTGGCCTACGACATGAAGTGGTACTTCCCGGCGATCCGCACGATCAGCCAGGCGCAGTATTGGGACGATCTGGACATCCGCTTCCCGATGGCCCACCGCGACACTCTGGTGCGCGAAGCCAAGGTGCGCGGCCTGCATTCAAGCTGGGTGTTCGCGATTACCCGCCAGGAAAGCGCCTTCATGGACGACGCCCGCTCCGGCGTCGGCGCCAGCGGCCTGATGCAGCTGATGCCCGGTACGGCCAAGGAAACCGCGCGCAAGTTCAGCATTCCCCTCGCCTCCCCGGCCCAGGTACTGGACCCGGACAAAAACATCCAGCTCGGCGCCGCTTACCTGAGCCAGGTGCACAGCCAATTCAACGGCAATCGCGTGCTCGCCTCCGCCGCCTACAACGCCGGCCCCGGCCGCGTGCGTCAGTGGCTACGCGGTGCGGACCACTTGAGTTTCGACGTGTGGGTGGAAAGCATCCCGTTCGACGAGACCCGTCAGTATGTGCAGAACGTGCTGTCTTATTCGGTGATCTACGGGCAGAAGCTCAATTCACCGCAGCCGTTGGTGGATTGGCATGAGCGGTACTTCGACGACCAATAA
- a CDS encoding ATP-binding cassette domain-containing protein has product MTLLKFSDVSLAFGAMPLLDKVSWQIARGERVCIIGRNGTGKSSMMKLVKGDQKPDEGSVWRAPGLKIGELPQELPVADERTVFDVVAEGLDGVGELLAQYHHLAQNCVTEADLDKLMHVQQDLEARDGWRLQQLVDSTLSRLQLPADKTLAQLSGGWRRRVLLAQALVSEPDLLLLDEPTNHLDIGAIAWLEEALKDFQGAVLFITHDRSFLQNLATRILELDRGGLIDWNGDYASFLVHKEAALSAEETANALFDKKLAQEEVWIRQGIKARRTRNEGRVRALKALRVERSERRERTGKANIQLDTADKSGKQVMVLENVSFHHPDGPFLIKDFSMVLARGDRIGLLGANGTGKTTLLKLMLGGLQPTNGTVEEGTRIDVAYFDQLRHQLDLEKTVIDNVAEGRDFIDIDGQSRHVLSYLGDFLFSPQRARTPVKALSGGERARLLLAKLFSKPANLLVLDEPTNDLDVETLELLEEVLLTFNGTVLMVSHDRAFLDNVVTSTLVFEGEGKVREYVGGYQDWLRQGGSPRLLGVTESKSGKADLTSAVVAPVAAAAPAPEAAPSAKKKLSYKLQRELEALPGDIDAKEQQIAAVEAQMADAGFYQRPAAETAAVIASLETLNQELEALVERWAELDG; this is encoded by the coding sequence ATGACCCTGCTCAAATTCAGCGATGTGTCCCTTGCTTTCGGCGCTATGCCGTTGTTGGACAAGGTGTCCTGGCAGATCGCCCGTGGTGAGCGGGTGTGCATCATCGGCCGCAACGGCACCGGCAAGTCCAGCATGATGAAGCTGGTAAAAGGCGACCAGAAGCCCGATGAAGGCTCTGTCTGGCGTGCCCCAGGCCTCAAGATCGGCGAATTGCCGCAGGAATTGCCGGTAGCCGACGAGCGGACAGTGTTCGACGTGGTTGCCGAAGGCCTGGACGGCGTGGGCGAATTGCTCGCGCAATACCATCACCTGGCGCAGAACTGCGTCACCGAAGCCGACCTGGACAAGCTGATGCACGTCCAGCAAGACCTCGAAGCCCGTGACGGCTGGCGCCTGCAGCAACTGGTGGACAGCACCCTGAGCCGCCTGCAATTGCCCGCCGACAAGACCCTCGCCCAATTGTCCGGCGGCTGGCGTCGGCGCGTGCTGCTGGCCCAGGCGTTGGTGTCCGAGCCGGATCTGCTGCTGCTCGACGAACCGACCAACCACCTGGACATCGGCGCTATCGCCTGGCTCGAAGAAGCCCTCAAGGATTTCCAGGGCGCCGTGCTGTTCATCACGCACGACCGGTCCTTCCTGCAGAACCTGGCCACGCGCATCCTGGAACTGGACCGCGGTGGCCTGATCGACTGGAACGGCGACTACGCCAGCTTCCTGGTGCACAAGGAAGCTGCACTCTCGGCTGAAGAGACCGCCAACGCCCTGTTCGACAAGAAGCTGGCCCAGGAAGAAGTCTGGATCCGCCAGGGTATCAAGGCGCGCCGCACCCGTAACGAAGGCCGCGTGCGCGCGTTGAAAGCGCTGCGGGTTGAGCGCAGCGAACGGCGTGAACGCACCGGCAAAGCCAATATCCAGCTCGATACCGCCGACAAGTCGGGCAAGCAGGTGATGGTGCTGGAGAACGTCAGCTTCCATCATCCGGACGGCCCGTTCCTGATCAAGGACTTCTCCATGGTCCTGGCGCGCGGTGACCGTATCGGCCTGCTGGGCGCCAACGGTACCGGCAAGACCACCTTGCTCAAGCTGATGCTCGGCGGTCTGCAGCCGACCAACGGCACGGTGGAAGAGGGCACGCGCATCGACGTGGCTTACTTCGATCAGCTGCGCCACCAGTTGGACCTGGAAAAAACCGTGATCGACAACGTTGCCGAAGGCCGCGATTTTATCGACATCGACGGCCAGAGCCGCCACGTACTCAGCTATCTGGGCGACTTCCTGTTCAGCCCGCAACGTGCACGTACGCCGGTGAAAGCCTTGTCCGGTGGCGAGCGTGCGCGCCTGCTGCTGGCCAAGCTGTTCAGCAAACCGGCGAACCTGCTGGTACTCGACGAACCGACCAACGACCTCGACGTGGAAACCCTCGAACTGCTGGAAGAGGTCTTGCTGACCTTCAACGGCACCGTACTGATGGTCAGCCACGACCGGGCATTCCTCGATAACGTGGTCACCAGCACCCTGGTCTTCGAAGGCGAGGGCAAGGTGCGCGAGTACGTCGGTGGTTATCAGGACTGGCTGCGCCAGGGCGGCTCGCCGCGCCTGCTGGGCGTAACCGAGAGCAAGTCCGGCAAGGCCGACTTGACCTCCGCAGTCGTCGCGCCCGTGGCCGCTGCTGCTCCGGCACCGGAAGCTGCACCCTCTGCGAAGAAAAAACTCAGCTACAAGCTGCAGCGCGAGCTGGAAGCGTTGCCGGGCGATATCGACGCCAAGGAACAACAGATCGCCGCGGTGGAAGCACAAATGGCTGACGCGGGTTTCTACCAGCGTCCGGCGGCGGAAACCGCTGCGGTCATCGCTTCCCTGGAGACATTGAACCAGGAGCTGGAAGCACTGGTTGAGCGTTGGGCCGAGCTGGATGGCTGA
- a CDS encoding universal stress protein: MPYTHILVAVDLTEECDPVIKRAQESALANGAILSLVHIVEPMAMAFGGDVPMDLSQLQQQQFDQAKERLDRLILKYPHLKKEDCHLTYGQPRQEIHHLAKEKACDLIVVGSHGRHGLALLLGSTANDVLHGAPCDVLAVKLVKNT; the protein is encoded by the coding sequence ATGCCCTACACACATATTCTGGTCGCCGTCGACCTGACCGAAGAGTGCGATCCAGTGATCAAGCGCGCGCAGGAATCTGCATTGGCCAATGGCGCCATACTGTCGTTGGTGCATATCGTCGAGCCCATGGCCATGGCCTTTGGCGGTGACGTGCCGATGGACCTTTCCCAGTTGCAGCAACAACAATTTGACCAGGCCAAGGAGCGCCTGGATCGTTTGATTCTCAAATACCCGCACCTGAAAAAGGAAGACTGCCACCTGACATACGGCCAACCGCGCCAGGAAATCCACCACTTGGCAAAGGAAAAGGCTTGCGACTTGATCGTGGTGGGTAGCCATGGTCGTCACGGTTTGGCGTTGTTGCTGGGTTCTACTGCCAATGATGTACTGCACGGCGCGCCGTGCGATGTGCTGGCGGTGAAGCTGGTAAAAAATACGTAA